In the genome of Candidatus Woesearchaeota archaeon, one region contains:
- the endA gene encoding tRNA-intron lyase, whose amino-acid sequence MKGELIKEIVFIESSDEARELYNQGRFGELVDNKYHYSLVEALYMLERKKLEITQKSKELTYETFLKLCKKIDPNFWIRYCVYRDLRKRGYIVKTALKFGADFRVYDRGIKPGEDHAKWIVYPVHESTALTWYDFAAKNRVAHSTKKRLLIGIVDEESDVTYYEINWKRP is encoded by the coding sequence AGGAGAATTAATCAAAGAAATAGTATTTATAGAATCTTCAGATGAAGCTAGAGAATTATATAATCAAGGTAGATTTGGAGAATTAGTAGACAACAAATATCATTATTCTTTAGTTGAAGCCTTATACATGTTAGAAAGAAAAAAATTAGAAATTACTCAAAAATCAAAAGAATTAACTTACGAAACTTTTCTAAAATTATGTAAAAAAATAGATCCAAACTTTTGGATACGATATTGTGTTTATAGGGATTTAAGAAAAAGAGGATATATAGTTAAAACTGCATTAAAATTTGGTGCAGATTTTAGAGTATATGATAGGGGAATTAAACCTGGTGAAGACCATGCAAAATGGATTGTTTATCCAGTTCACGAAAGCACAGCTTTAACATGGTATGATTTTGCAGCAAAAAATAGAGTTGCACATTCAACAAAAAAAAGATTATTAATTGGAATTGTTGATGAAGAGTCAGATGTAACTTATTACGAAATCAATTGGAAAAGACCTTAG